The Sorghum bicolor cultivar BTx623 chromosome 6, Sorghum_bicolor_NCBIv3, whole genome shotgun sequence genome contains the following window.
GCGGCGCCCGTTCCCGACGGCGGACGGAGCGTTGTACAGGAGCTCCTCCTGGCGCCGCGCGTCGTCAGGGTGCGGCAGCGGGAGCCTCCACTTGCGGCACGACGCGACGAACACCCGTGCGACGCTCGAGAAAATGCTGCCCTCGGGCGGCACGTAGACGTACATCTTGGTGCCGACGAGGAACACCACGAAGGCGACGGCCATAAGCGCCGTGGGGATGGCGAAGCCGAGGCCCCAGCTCACGTTGACCTGGACGTACAGCACGACGGTGAGCGCCAGGAACGTGGCTATCATGGCGACGGCGTAGTACCAGTTGTAGAAGCGCGTGAGCCCTCCCTTGTGCTGCTCTTTCCTCTCGTCGAACTGGTCCGCGCCGAAGGGCAGGCTAGTCGGGTTCATGCCGCCGGCGGACACCACGAGCAGCCCCATGCCGAGATAGAGCACGGCTCGCTGCAGACCCGACGGGGAGACACACGTCCCGGCTTGCTGTGCCACCGGGCTGCACGGCGGCGGTTTAAGCTGATGGATAGTCGCCGATAGAGTGATAACCGCCATTGCCTGTATGACGCCACAAACAAAACACATCATTTGATCGATCGTTCTCTAGTCCCAAAACAATAGTAATGTCATTTCAGAGAAATGTTTAGAACTGGTGGTTTGCATATGTCGATCAAGAGAGAAAACATGTGACATGATCACAAGGCAAAAAAACTTACAGCAACTCCGACCACGGTTCCAAACAGCAGGGTCCTGAACCTGCCCCAGAACGCGTCGGCGACGAAGGCTCCGACGACGGGCGCAAAGTTGAACGTGCCGGAGAAGATGTTGTTCACGTTCGTGGCGGCGTTCTGCTTCATGTTGTAACGGTCGATGAGGTAGCTGGTgagggagaaggagaaggcGTTGCCCGCGATATAAGCTGCCGCGTAGACCCCTGCATCCCATGCCATTCCaagcgcgcgcgcgcacacacacacacacattaaTCCCGTTGCCATCGCTGAAGCACTGAAGCTGAAGACATATGCGTGGAGGTGGATGAAAACAGCTAGCGACAGACCGATGATGAAGGCGACGGCTCGCCACCCACTGGGCCTCCTCCGTGTCGCCTCcgctcctcctccgccaccgCCCGCAGCCTCCTGCTCCGGCTCCGGTGGTCCACGGCGCGAGGCCATGGATGCTGCTTCCGGCCTTCCGCCCTCCGAAGCTCGATCAGAGAAAGCAGCAGGTATTGTGTTGTGCTTGAAATGCCTTGAATGCATATGCCGTCCTGCAGCTGCGCATCCGAATTTGTACTGGCGCCGGTTGAGAAAGgtatgcaggtaactactgtgTTTTCCTCTTAAAAAGGTGTCACTGTCACCCAGCTGCTTCCTGCTCGTTTCTCGATCACCTACCTAGCTCCGGGCTCATGCCGTGGGTTGTTGGGAGGAAGCACTCTGATTGTTGGAAGCAACTCATCAACGGAATAAAACTAGACCAGGGAGGAAGCCAGGAAGGAGTCGCTTAGGAACAGAAATGGAACGCACTCTGCTGCTTCTTCGTCAGTTCGTATCTACACCGTAGTTTTAAATCTCCTACAGGTACCGCTATATAGTCCGCTATAGCCTTTTGAGTTAGGGTGTCGCTATTTGTATTCATGTACAATTTAACCGTTATATCCCGTTATAGCCTGATTTAGCTCCGTATTAGCTGTTTTAGACATACTCACTCCGTCCAAAAATATTTGCATTTTTATGATTCaaaatttgtcaaaaaaaactGCATACAAAGACCAAAAGCTGCCATACCAGGTTGCGGGTCCCACTTGGTTTTGTCATCCGTACAATATGTTAGATGTTTTGGGCCTTGGGCCAAACAATTTCATATAAAGCCCACtcatacatgcatgtatatatagaaAGGTGGGGGACTTTAGTCCCACCTTGCTACTTCAAGTGGAGTGAGGCCAACTTAAAAAGTTAAGCTATCTCCATATTATTGAAGCAATTGAGGAGAGAAAAAGGAAGAACCACACGCGCGCGCTCGCTTGCCTCGCCGAGCGAGTTGGCCCGCAATTTTCCGCTTCAACCCTTGCGGGTGCGCGgcttattcttgtattatggcAAGTGCGTAAATGGCAGGTAAAGTTTCCATATACGGTGATTGATTGCTTGCCTATTTGCTACGTGCGACGCGTGTATAAATATAGGGCGAGACGTCGTCCTTTGTACCTGAGATTCATCTCTTCCTCGCCACACTACTGCGCTGCCGCCGTCTTCTCCATCCCGTCGCCGACGTGCCACGCTCCGAAGCCTACGTCTCCTCGTGTCCCTGCACGGGGTAGGGGGCGTATCAGGTTTTTGGAAAACGTCGTCTCGACTGCTCGCTGGACATCTTCTTCCCACTACGCCCGGTGTTCGCCGATCTCCATCGacggtcttcttcttcttccttcgcgCCGACAACTCCACTGTAAGGATGTCTATCATCTCTCTGTTATTCGGTTTCATATCCTTTCTGTTCCTAGCACTAGATCCCGTGAACTTGATTCAAATCGTAATGCTAGTTTCGATTCATATATCTGTGATACATATTGTTAGCCTTTTTCTTGTTGTCGGAATTAATTTATGCATCGCTAAATTGCTTTTATTTCCAACACAATATGCATGCGGAAAAAACAAATCCTAACGTACAGACTTGGTGACGTGGTGTCCTCTCCTCCACACGTTTTCACTGTACTCGTGCTAACAAGCAAAAGATTAGTCAGATTTTTACAGAAGTAGGGGCATTTTCGTAATTTTACCATAGTATTGGTATTTGTGCCCAACTCTAGATGTGCAAATATtattggacggagggagtaaagcGCTAAACACcttagcccgctatttaaaacattctaCACTCGCATAGCCGCTGTTTCAGTTATCTCGTGCAGGCTGCATCGTGtagtttaaggccttgtttagatctattttttttatttgaacacTGTAGGATTTTTATTTGTACTTTCTCTGTCCCAAATTAAGTATTGTTTTAGGTTTTCATACCACGAGTTTGATgtaatttgtagaaaatatgtacaatatttatatatctaaataaatttattaaaaactagacacaaagatctttctaatgatactaattatgtaccaaaaatattaatattatttaatatatatttatttaaagtTATTTTTCGAGAAGCtcaaacgacacttattttgagacAGAGaaagtatttgataattattgtccaactatacattaattagacttaaaaattcGTAtcttaattagtttttgtttactGTATGCACGGCGTCGTCGCTCACACACATTGGCGAAGCCACAGCTACGGTTATACtccactcaaaaaaaaaagctacGGTTATACAGACGGAACGCACCATCCCAACAGCCCATCCAAGGCATTTCTCATGACCGGCAGTTCCGGGTGCCTAGTCCCACACGCATCTGCCTCTCCCCCAACCCAAGCCTTGAAAAGAAGCCCAAGTCCATTCCATCCTCCGCAAACCGGCCAGCCTCACCAGTCACCACAGCCCACGACACCAAACCTCGGACATGTCGCAGGCCGAGCAATTGCACGCGGTCGCCGCGCGCGCGAGCCACCCGGACGCGCCTCTCCACCTCGTCTTCGTGCCATTCCTCGCGCGCAGCCACTTCGCTCCGCTCGCGGCCAAGGCGGCGGCCTCCTCCGCAGCCGCGCGCACAGATCACGaggtcgccgccgccaccgccaccgccaccgccaccacggCCTCCATCGTCACCACGGCACACTTCGCGGCCCTCGCGCCGCCGTCCGTGCCGGTCCACGCGGCGCCGCTCCGCTGCCCCGGCGGGCACGAGGACTTCTCCCTCCTCCCGGACGAGGCCACCTCCGCGCCGGCCTtcttcgccgccgccgaggccgcGCTGGCGCCGGCGCTCGCCGCCGCCATCCGCGCCCACGACGGTGGCGGGCCCGTGGCCGTCGTCTCGGACGCCGTGCTCTACTGGGCGCCGCGCGTCGCGCGCGACTGCGGCGTGCCGCACGTCACGTTCCACACTATCGGCGCCTTCGCCGCGGCGGCCATGGTCGCGCTCCATCTCTACCACCCCGAGGTTCTCACCACGGACCAGTTCGGCGTCTCTGGCGGCTTCCCGCACCCCGTGAAGATCAACAGGGCGCAGGTCAACGAGGAAGCGCTGGCGCACCTCTCTCTCTTCCGTGCCGCGGAGACCCAGAGCTGCGCCGTCGCGTTTAACAGCGTCTCCGCGCTCGAGGCCGACTTCGCCGCGTACTACCAGAGCCAGCTCGCCGGGACGCCCAAGAAAGTGTTCCTCGTCGGCCCCACGCGCGCCGCGGTCTCTCCACGCGCCGTCACGGAGCGGGACCCGATTCTGCAGTGGCTCGACGGGCGGGACGCGGGGTCGGTGGTGTACGTGTGCTTCGGGAGCACGTGCGCGCTGGGCGAGAGCCAGCTCCGTGAGCTGGCCGCCGGGCTGCGCGCGTCGGGCCGGCCGTTCGTTTGGGTGATCCCAACGCCGCCCCGCGGGGATGGCGGCGGATGCACGGAGCGGGAGGAGCGCGCGTCCAGCCACGGCATGGTGGTGGCCGGGCGGTGGGTGCCGCAGGCGGAGATCCTGGCGCACCGCGCGGTGGGCGGCTTCGTCACGCACTGCGGCTGGAACTCGGTGCTGGAGGCCGTGGCCGCCGGAGTCCCGCTCGCGACGTGGCCGCTCCGCGCGGAGCAGTTCCTGAACGAGGTGTTCCTCGTGGAGGTGCTCCGCGTGGGCGTGCGGGTGCGGGAGGTGGCGAGCGAGTCGGACCTGGAGGCCGTGGTGCCGGCTGACGCGGTGGCGCGCGCCGTGGGGAGGCTCATGGGCGGTGATGACCTGCAGGACGAGGAGGCGGTTGCGGTGAGGAGAGCCAGATCCAGGGAGCTCGGGGCCGCGGCGCGAGCGGCCGTGGCGGAGGGTGGCTCGTCTTCCGGTGACTGGGCACGGCTGGTATATGAGCTCAAGGCGTTCCACGGCCGCGACGGCGATCCATAGACGTGATCAGTGTACTAATGCTTGAGACGTACAAGCAACAGTGGTAAATAATGCTTAGGGCCCATTCGATTACGGTGGTTCTCAGCAGGAATTATTCACGGTGAACAATATAGCTATATAATTACAGAACGAATTTCGATTGGAATAATTCCAGGCCGAAAAAACTTGGGAACCGAACGGGGTGAGCAAACACACCACACACCACACACCAGCAGAAATATagggtaagagcatctccaacaatttgctAAAAATTATTTGTCATATTTTAAGTTTTGGCAACTTGTAAAAAAATTTGGCAAGTAAAAAAAATGactatctccaatagtttgccatttaaacttgccaaattaaaaaaaactCACACCCCAACTACCCGTACATCTCCAATAGGCTGCTGCTGCAAGGCATGTCTCGCCGGTCCCGCGTCAACAGCACCATGGAGTTCATCGGCGGCCTCCTGTTCGGCTCGGAGGCGGCCTCCTGTTTGGCTCGGAGGAGGGCCCCAGGGTGCTCGGCGCCGTGCGGCCGGCGGAGTAGCCCCTTGCCGATGACTAGGACTGCCTC
Protein-coding sequences here:
- the LOC8082539 gene encoding UDP-glycosyltransferase 73C7, with the translated sequence MSQAEQLHAVAARASHPDAPLHLVFVPFLARSHFAPLAAKAAASSAAARTDHEVAAATATATATTASIVTTAHFAALAPPSVPVHAAPLRCPGGHEDFSLLPDEATSAPAFFAAAEAALAPALAAAIRAHDGGGPVAVVSDAVLYWAPRVARDCGVPHVTFHTIGAFAAAAMVALHLYHPEVLTTDQFGVSGGFPHPVKINRAQVNEEALAHLSLFRAAETQSCAVAFNSVSALEADFAAYYQSQLAGTPKKVFLVGPTRAAVSPRAVTERDPILQWLDGRDAGSVVYVCFGSTCALGESQLRELAAGLRASGRPFVWVIPTPPRGDGGGCTEREERASSHGMVVAGRWVPQAEILAHRAVGGFVTHCGWNSVLEAVAAGVPLATWPLRAEQFLNEVFLVEVLRVGVRVREVASESDLEAVVPADAVARAVGRLMGGDDLQDEEAVAVRRARSRELGAAARAAVAEGGSSSGDWARLVYELKAFHGRDGDP